The genome window GGAACGCCAGCGCCACCATCGAGGTCACCGCCAGCGCCACCAACGCCAGCGCCCGCCTCATTCCGGTGCCACCAGCTTCACGCCGACGCCGCGGACCGTGTGCAGGTAGCGCGGTGCTGCCGCGCTCTCGCCGAGCTTGCGCCGCAGCCAGGACAGGTGGACGTCGATGGTCTGGTCGTCGCCGTAGGACTGGCGCCACACCTGTGCGAGCAGCTCGCGGCGCGGCACGACCCTGCCGGGGCGCGCGGCGAGGTAGGCCAGCAGGTCGAACTCGCGCCGGGTGAGCTCGAGCTCGGCTCCGTCCAGCGCCGCGGCCCTGCTGTCCAGGTCGATGCGCAGCCCGCCGACCTCCACCGCCTGCGGCGGGCGCGAACCGCGCGCCCGGCGCAGGACCGCCTCGATGCGGGCGTTGAGGTGCTCGCTGGAGAAGGGCTTGACCACGTAGTCGTCGGCTCCTGCGCGCAGCAGCCGCACGATCTCCCGCTCGTCGTCGCGGGCGGTGGCCACGATCGTCGGCACGTCGGAGATCCCGCGGATCATCTTCAGCGTCTCGCCACCGTCGAGGTCGGGCAGGCCGAGGTCGAGCACGATCACGTCCGGCGGGTTCTCGGCGACCTCGCGCAGCGAGGCGAGTGCGGTCCCCACGCTGCGCACCACCCATTCGCGGGCGCTGAGGTCGCGGATCATCGCCGTCCGCACAACCGGGTCGTCCTCGACCACCAGAACCACTGCCATGCCCGGGACGCTACCGAAGCCGCGCCCGGACCCGCGTACGCGCGCACGCGCATCGCGGTTGCGCCGAACCGCCCGCAACGAGCAGGATGTCGCTCCCGTGCGGACCAGACGAGCCCTCACCTACCTCGCCGCGTGGCTCGCGGCGACCACCGCGGCGGTCACGCTGTCGTGGCTCGGGGTCCGCGACGTGATCCGCGGCGCGGTGCTGGACCGGCCCGACCCGGTGCCGGCCGTGCGGCCCGTCATCGAGCACCCACCGCAGCCCACCACCCCGCCCGCGTCGGCTCCGCCGGAATCGGCCGCTCCCGAGACCTCGGCACCGGAGCCGGCACCGGAGTCGTCGTCGCGGGATCCCGTGCCGAGCCCCGCCGGCGACGTGCGCACCTACGACGTCGGCGGCGGGCACGTCGTGCTGTCGATGGGAGCGACCTCGGCGAGCCTGGTCTCGGCGACCCCGAAGCCGGGATACTCCGTGCGGACCTGGACCGCGCAGGGGTGGTTGCGCGTAGAGTTCGGCGGCGGCGCGCACGGCACGTCCGTGATCGTCACGTGGCACGACCACCCCCCGCTGGTCGAAGTGAGCGAGTACTGACGCGTAGCACTGGTTTCGCGGTCTCGCTGCACTACACTGCCGCCGCATGTAACGATCCGTGGCGAGATTGCGACAACGGGTCGGGGAGCCGGAACACAACGGGAGGTCTGGACGTGACCACGGATGGTGCCGCCACCAGCGGCCCCACCGCCCGACGGCTTGTCCTGGGAAGCCAGCTGCGCCGCCTGCGCGAGGCCAACGGCATCTCCCGCGAGGACGCGGGCTACTCCATCCGCGGCTCCGGCTCGAAGATCAGCAGGCTGGAGCTCGGCCGGGTCGGCTTCAAGGAACGCGACGTCTCCGACCTGCTCACGCTCTACAAGGTCACCGACGAGGCCGAGCGCGCCACGTTCCTGGACATGGTCCGCAAGTCCAACCAACCCGGTTGGTGGCACCGCTACAGCGACCTGGTGCCTTCCTGGTTCCAGGACTACGTCGGGCTGGAGGAGTCCGCCTCCCGCATCCAGACCTACGAGATCCAGTTCGTGCCCGGCCTGCTGCAGACCGAGAACTACGCCAGGGCCATCGCCACCCAGGGCCGGCCCGAGGCGTCCGACCAGGAGGTCGAGCGCCGGGTCCGGCTGCGCATGCAGCGCCAGCGGCTCTTCCAGCAGCCCCGCGCCCCTCGGCTGTGGGCGGTCATCGACGAGTCGGTGCTGCACCGGCCGATCGGCGGGCGCAAGGTGCTGCGCGAGCAGATCGAGCACCTGCTCGAGGCCACCAAGCTGCCGACGATCTCGCTGCAGATCGTGCCGCTGGCGGTGGGCCGCTCGGCCGCCGAGGGCGCGTTCACGATCCTGCGCTTCGCCGAGCCCGAGATTCCCGACATCGTCTACCTCGAGCACCTCTGCGGCGCCCTCTACCTGGACAAACCCGACGAGGTCGAGCTCTACAGCAAGGTCAGCCACCGGCTCGCGGTCGACGCGCTGACGCCGGACGCGACCCGCAAGCGGCTTTCCGCGTTCCTCGACGAGCTCTGAACCCCGCGGTTCGCTCGTAGTTACCAGTATTCACGCAGGCCCCAGGCCCAATCGTGTGACCTGACGCACACCGCCGTGCACGTGCATTCTCTCTTGCATCCGCAACTGCTACGGTTCGTGCACGATCATCTGCACGTGCAGGTGACCGTGCACGGCACCCGGGGGAGGTTGGGGATTTCGATGCAGCAGGTCCATAACGGAATGCCCGCACAGCAGTTGTTCGACGCGGTCTGGCGCAAGAGCAGGCACAGCGGCTCGGTCGGCAACTGCGTGGAACTGGCGCCGCTGGTCGACGGCGACATCGCCGTCCGCAACTCGCGGTACCCGGAGGGTCCGGCGCTGGTCTACACCCGCGACGAGATCGCGGCGTTCCTCAGCGGTGCCAAGGACGGCGAGTTCGACGACCTGATCATGCAGGGGGACATGTCGTGATACGGACAGAAACCCAGCTCGAGCAGCAACCGCGCACGATCACCGGCGGTGTCACGAACGAGATCACCGACGGGTTGCAGGCGCTGATGTCCAGGGACTTCCAGTTCGCACACCCGAGGGACTCCGCGGGGACCCTGGTCGCCGTGGTCGGCCTGCGCGTGCACCACAACGTGATCGACATCGTGCAGCTCTACGGCGAGGACGACGCCGACGCCGCGCGGATCCCCGGCGACGAGCCCGACGTCCTGTTCCCGCAGACGGTCATCTGGCGGACCTCCGGTCGCGCCCGGGACGTCATCAAGCAGGTGCTCAGGCTGGAGGACCCGGTGGAGATCGGCACGGCGGCCAAGGGCTGCTGGATGCCCACCCACGCCGGGCGGTCCACCTGGCTGGCGGCCTCGGCCTGACCACCTCGGCGACGGCCCGACCTCACGATGGCCTGAAGCTCGCGACGGCCTGACCCCCTCCTGCTCGAGGCCCGCGGCTGCCCGACCCCGCGACGAGCCCAGCACGGGCGGGGCGGACGAACGGGACCGGGCGACAGCGGAGCATTCGAAGCAGGCTCCGGCCGCGAGCCGGAGTGCGCCGGAGGCCGGCCGACCAACAAACACAAGCGTCCATGCGGCAAGTGCCGCGTGGGCGCTTTTTTGCCATCCCGCACTACCCCCCTGGGGTAGGTGGCACGTCGCCCGACCTGCACCCGGACGAACGCAGGGCAAGATCGGGAACTCTCCAGCGGAACCCTGTCGAGGGAACAGAGGAACAGCATCCAGCGGCCCGACCTGCGTACTTGACTTAATACCCTAGGGGGGTATTGTACTGGGTGCCGGACGCTCCACCCGGCCCGCACGCGAGAGGACGCCGAAGATGACGACCACCACCTACACCGTCGATGGCATGACCTGCGACCACTGCGCCGGCTCCGTGCGGACCGGGATCAGCGCCATCGCCGGGGTCAGCGACGTGGACGTCGACCTGTCCACCGGTACCGTCACGGTGACCAGCGCAGCGCCGCCTGCCGACTCCGACGTCGCGGCGGCAGTGCGGGAAGCGGGCTACGAGGTGGTGAGCCGACCGTGAACGCAGCGGCCCGACTCGGCGGCTTCGCGCTGGTCGCCGCGTTCGCCTTCGTCAGCGCTTTCACCGTGGGCAGGACGGTCAACCCCGACGGGATCACCCCGCCCCCTCCCCCGGCGCAGCACCAGCAGGACACCGGCCACGACGAACACGGAAGCGAGACAGGACGATGACCGCCACCACCGACCGGGTAGGTGACCGGATCGAGCTCGCCATCGGCGGTATGACCTGCGCCTCCTGCGCCGCCCGGGTGGAGCGCAAGCTCAACAGGATCGAGGGCGTGCAGGCGACCGTCAACTACGCCACCGAGAAGGCCAACGTCGAGTTCCCCGACACCGTCACGCCCGACGACCTCGTCGAGGCGGTCGAGAAGGCCGGCTACACCGCGACGCTCCCGCGCCCGCAGGAGCCCGAGCAAGCCGGCGAGGAGCCTCAGGACCACGAGCACGACGCGCTGCGCACCCGGCTGATCGTCAGCGCGGTGCTGTCGGTCCCGGTGATCCTGATGGCCATGGTGCCGCCGCTGCAGTTCACCAACTGGCAGTGGCTGTCGCTGACGCTGGCCGCGCCGGTGGTCGTCTGGGGCGCGCTGCCGTTCCACCGCGCGACCTGGACCAACCTCCGCCACGGCGCCGCGACCATGGACACCCTCATCTCCATGGGCACCCTGGCCGCGCTGGCGTGGTCGCTCTACGCCCTGTTCTTCGGCACCGCGGGGCAGCCGGGCATGACGCACGGCTTCGAGCTGACCGTCGAGCGCTCCGCCGGGAGCGGCAACATCTACCTGGAGGTCGCGGCCGGGGTCACCACCTTCATCCTCGCCGGGCGCTACTTCGAGGCGCGGTCCAAGCGCCGGGCCGGCGCCGCCCTGCGGGCGCTGCTGGAGATGGGCGCCAAGGACGTCGCCGTGCTGCGGGACGGCCGCGAGGAGCGCATCCCGACCGGCCGGCTCGCGGTCGGCGACAGGTTCGTGGTGCGCCCCGGGGAGAAGATCGCCACCGACGGCGTGATCGAGGACGGCAGCTCGGCGGTCGACGCCAGCATGCTCACCGGCGAGTCGGTGCCGGTGGAGGTCGCACCCGGCGACACCGTCGTCGGCGCGACCGTGAACGCCGGCGGCCGGCTGGTGGTGCGGGCGACCCGGGTCGGCTCCGACACCCAGCTCGCGCAGATGGCCAAGCTCGTCGAGGACGCCCAGACCGGCAAGGCCGCCGTGCAGCGGCTGGCCGACCGGGTGTCGGCGGTGTTCGTGCCGGTGGTGATCCTGCTGGCGTTCGCCACCCTGGGCTTCTGGCTGGGTTCGGGCGGCGAGGTGGCGGCGGCCTTCACCGCGGCGGTCGCAGTGCTGATCATCGCTTGCCCGTGCGCCCTCGGGCTCGCGACGCCGACCGCGCTGCTGGTCGGCACAGGCCGCGGCGCCCAGCTCGGCATCCTGATCAAGGGGCCGGAGGTCCTGGAGTCGACCCGCCGGATCGACACCGTCGTGCTGGACAAGACCGGGACCGTCACCTCCGGGCAGATGTCGCTGACCGGCGTCGCGGTCGCAGGCGGCGAGACCGAGACCGAGGTGCTGCGCCTGGCCGGAGCCCTCGAGGACGCCTCCGAGCACCCGATCGCCAGGGCCATCGCGACCGGGGCCCGGGAGCGCGCGGGGTCGCTGCCCGAGGTGGAGAGCTTCACCAACGCCGAGGGCCTGGGCGTGCACGGCGTGGTCGACGGGCACGCGGTGCTCGTCGGACGCGTCGCGCTGCTGGAGGAGTGGAGCGTCCGGCTGCCCAGCGACCTCGCCGAGGCCAAGGCCGCAGCCGAGTCGGAGGGCGCGACGGCGGTCGCGGTCGCCTGGGACGGGCTGGCCAGGGCGGTGCTGGTGGTGGCCGACACCATCAAGCCGACCTCGGCGGAGGCGGTGCGCAGGCTGCGCGACCTCGGCCTCACCCCGATCCTGCTGACCGGCGACAACGAGGACTCCGCCCGCGCGGTCGCCGCGGAGGTCGGCATCGACGAGGTCATCGCCGAGGTGCTGCCCAAGGACAAGGTCGACGTGGTCGCCAGGCTGCAGAAGGAGGGCCGGGCGGTGGCGATGGTCGGCGACGGCGTGAACGACGCGGCGGCGCTGGCCACCGCCGACCTCGGGCTCGCGATGGGGACCGGCACCGACGTGGCGATCGAGGCCGGGGACCTGACGCTGGTGCGCGGTGACCTGCGGGCCGCCGCCGACGCGATCCGGCTCTCCCGGCGGACGCTGGGCACGATCAAGGGCAACCTGTTCTGGGCCTTCGCCTACAACGTCGGGGCGCTGCCGCTGGCCGCGGCGGGGCTGCTGAACCCGATGATCGCCGGGGCGGCGATGGCGTTCAGCTCGGTGTTCGTGGTGTCCAACAGCCTGCGGCTGCGCGGCTTCCGGCCGTCCTGACGCACTCGGCCCCGAGGAGCCCGGTTGTCCATTGTGGACTGCCGGGTTCACCGGCATCAGCCGCTCCACCTGCGGATTCGAGGCGATCGGCGAAGCGGGAGGGTTCCGGAGCAGCGGTACGGAGGTATCGTATCCACGACGGTTTGCACCGCAGGCGGACTTGCGGGCGCGGATGATCCAGGAGTTGAGAGATGCGTGGTTACACCGAGGACAAGGAAGGCTACCTCAAGCGATTGCGCCGCATCGAGGGCCAGATCCGGGGCCTGCAGCGGATGATCGACGAGGACGAGTACTGCATCGACATCCTCACCCAGGTCGGCGCGGCTTCCAAGGCGCTGCAGGCGGTGTCGCTGGGGCTGATCGAGCAGCACCTCAAGCACTGCGTCGCCGAGGCGGTCACCGAGGGCGGCGCCGTGGCCGACGAGAAGCTGCGGGAGGCCAACGACGCGATCGTGCGGCTGGTCCGTTCATAGCACCGGCGAGCCGGGGAATCGCAGCACACGCATCGCACCGGGCCGTCCGGCTGCCGCCGGGCCCCTGAGAAGTCCAGCCGAATCATCCGCGGAGCCGTCCCGACGGGTCCGGCTCCGCCCGCATCATCCTCCGAGCAACCGCTGCCACCAGTTCGGTTCCCGCACGGCGTCCTCCTGGTCGAAGGCCGCGGGATCGATGACGTCGGCGACGACGCACGTGATGTTGTCCGGGCCGCCGCCCTCGTTGGCCAGCTCGATCAGCCGCCGGCAGGCGTCCCCCGGCTCGGGCACGGTCCCGAGCACCTCCTGGATGTCGGCCGCGTGCAGCACCGCGGTTACGCCGTCCGAGCACAGCAGGTAGCGGTCGAACGGCCGGACCTCGCAGTAGGAGAGGTCCGGGACGGGTGACTCGCCGCTGCGCAGGGCCTGCGTCAGCAGCGATCGCCGCGGGTGCTCGGCGGCCTGCTCCTCGGTGATGCGGCCGGCGTCGACCAGCTCCTGCACGAGCGTGTGATCGCGGGTGAGCTGGTGCAGCGCACCCTCGCGCAGCACGTACCCGCGGGAGTCGCCGACGTGGGCGAGCGCGAAGCGGGTGCCGTCCCAGACCAGTGTCGTGAGCGTGGTACCCATGTCCTTGAGCTCCGGGTTCCGCACGCCCAGGTTCGCCAGCCGCTGGCCGATCTCGGTCACCACGTCCGAGAGCGCGTCGAGCAGGTCGATCCGCTGGGGGTCGAGGTCGCGGTCGAGGTCGGCGAGCACCTCGACGGCGATCGAGCTGGCCACCTCGCCGTGCGCGTGGCCGCCCATGCCGTCGGCGACGGCCAGCACGCGCGGACTGGCGTAGGCGGAGTCCTCGTTCAGCTGACGGCGGCGCCCCGGATCCGTTCCACTGGCGAAGCGGAGCACCAACGACTCGTTGTGCGTCATACCCCCAGTGAATCATGCGGTGAACTGAGTTCACAAGCATTTCGGCCGTGGACCCGCTTGCTGACTGCGGCTAGGGTGGGTCCAATGAGCCAGGACGCCACCGTGAACGCGGGTGACATCGCGCGGTTGGTCGATGTCGGGCGCGCCGCGGTGAGCAACTGGCGGCGCCGCTACGACGACTTCCCGCGGCCCGTGGGCGGCACGAGCGCGAGCCCGCTGTTCTCCCTCCGCGAAGTCGAGGAGTGGCTCCGGCGCAACGGCAAGCCCTACCAGGTGCCGATGGCCGAACGCGCCTGGCAGCGGTTGCGGACGGCTTCCGACGACCTGCGACTGGGACGCCTGGTCGCGGACGCGGGAGCCTTCCTGCTGCGGCGGCGCGACTTCATGGTGCCAGGTTTCGACGGCGGCGTGGGCGACCCCGAGCTCGCGGAGCTGCTGACCGCGCTCGCCGACGAGCGCGGCGAGGCCGAGACCTTCGAGTTCCTCTGCGACCGCTACCGCGAGGCGCACTCCCGGCGGCTGGTCACCACGCCGGACGCGGTCGCCTCGCTCATGGTGCGGCTCTGCGAGGCCGAAGGCACCGTTTTCGACCCCGCGTGCGGACTCGGCACGCTGCTGCTCGCCGCTCCCGCGTCGCGCGCGCTCGGCCAGGAGGCCGACGGGCCGCACGCCGCGATCAGCGCCGCACGCCTGCTGCTGCGCGGGACCGATGCCGAGGTCGTGGCCGCCGACTCCCTCCGGGAGGACGGCTTCCGCGGGAGCACGGCCGACGCGGTGCTGTGCGACCCGCCGTTCAACGAACGCTCCTGGGGCCACGGCGAGCTGACCGGCGACCCGCGCTGGGAGTTCGGCATGCCACCGCGCGGGGAGCCCGAGCTCGCGTGGGTCCAGCACTGCCTCGCCCACGCCAGACCGGGCGCCCCGGTCGCGATCCTGATGCCGCCCGCCGCGGCCTCGCGCCGTCCGGGCAAGCGGATCCGCGGGAACCTGCTGCGCGCCGGAGCGCTGCGGGCGATCGTGACGCTGCCGGCGGGCGGGAACGACCTGTGGCTGCTGCGGCGTCCGGCACCCGGCGACCGCCCGCCCTCGCACCTGCTCCTGCTGGAGGCCGACGATCTGTCCTCGGTGGAGCCGGTGTGGGAACGCCACGCCGCCGAACCGGAATCGGCAGGCACCCGCATCATCGACCTGCTCGACGACGACGTGGACCTGAGCCCGGCGGCGAACCGGCTGCGGCGGACCGGCCGCAGGCTCGGCCGCGACTTCGCCACCGCGCTGGAGGAGCTGCGCGGCGCCTCGCTGCCGCTGCCGGAGCTGGAGGTGCTGCCGGAACGCAGGTCGCTGCCGATCACCACGATCGGTGAGATGGCCAAGGCGGGGCTGATCACCATCCGGCACGGCTCACCGCGAATGCCGCTCGGCGCGGGCGAAACCCCGGTGCTGACCGCCGACGACGTAGCGGGCAACCACGCGCCGTCCGGCTGGACCACGGCCACCGACGGCATGGTCCCGCTGCACCCCGGCGACGTGGTGGCGACCGCGACCGGCGCCGCCAGGGTCGTCCGCGGCGACCAAGCGGTGCTGGGCCCGTACCTCACGCTCTACCGGGTCGACCGGGCGCAGGTCGACCCGGAGTACATCGCGGGCGCGCTGCGCTCGGCCGACCCGCGCCCCGGCGCCGGGTCCAGCCGAGTCGACGCCAGGCGCACCAGGCTGCCGAGGCTTCCTCTGGAGGAGCAGCGGGCCTATGGCCGGGCCTTCGCCAGGCTCGCCGAGCTGGAGGACACCGCGCGGGAGACGGCCGAGCTGGCGGGCAGGCTGGCCCGGCTAGGCTTCGACGGGCTCCTCGACGGACGGCTGAGCCCCTGATCTGGTGGGAGGCCGGATGCTCATCGCCGATCGGTACGAGCTCGACGAGCTCCCCCTCGGCAAGGGCGGCATGGGCGCGGTCCACCGCGGCCACGACCTGCACCTCGACCGCCGGGTGGCGGTGAAGTTCCTGCACCTGCCCGGCGGACCCGACGAGGAGCTGGAGCAGCGCTTCATCCGGGAGGCGCGCATCCTCGCCCGGCTCGAGCACGCGGGTGCGCCGACGCTCTACGACTTCGGGGCCTACGACCACCGCCTGTTCCAGGTGATGCAGTTCGTCGACGGCGTCACGGTGGCCGACCTGATCAGCGAGCACGGTCCGGTCCCGGTGCCGTGGGCGGCGGCGGTGGCCGCGCAGGCGTGCGCGGTGCTCTCGGCCGCCCACGCCCTGTCGATCTGCCACCGCGACCTCAAGCCGACCAACCTGATGCTCTGCCCGGACGGGGCGGTCAAGGTGCTCGACTTCGGGCTCGCCGTGCTGCGAGACACCGACGTCGCGCAGTTCACCCGCGCCGGGCAGATCCTCGGCACGCCCGCGTACATGGCGCCGGAGCAGATCCAGCAGGGCGTCGCCGGGCCGCGCAGCGACCTCTACGCCCTGGGCTGCGTGCTGCACGAGATGCTGAC of Saccharopolyspora erythraea contains these proteins:
- a CDS encoding response regulator transcription factor gives rise to the protein MAVVLVVEDDPVVRTAMIRDLSAREWVVRSVGTALASLREVAENPPDVIVLDLGLPDLDGGETLKMIRGISDVPTIVATARDDEREIVRLLRAGADDYVVKPFSSEHLNARIEAVLRRARGSRPPQAVEVGGLRIDLDSRAAALDGAELELTRREFDLLAYLAARPGRVVPRRELLAQVWRQSYGDDQTIDVHLSWLRRKLGESAAAPRYLHTVRGVGVKLVAPE
- a CDS encoding helix-turn-helix domain-containing protein is translated as MTTDGAATSGPTARRLVLGSQLRRLREANGISREDAGYSIRGSGSKISRLELGRVGFKERDVSDLLTLYKVTDEAERATFLDMVRKSNQPGWWHRYSDLVPSWFQDYVGLEESASRIQTYEIQFVPGLLQTENYARAIATQGRPEASDQEVERRVRLRMQRQRLFQQPRAPRLWAVIDESVLHRPIGGRKVLREQIEHLLEATKLPTISLQIVPLAVGRSAAEGAFTILRFAEPEIPDIVYLEHLCGALYLDKPDEVELYSKVSHRLAVDALTPDATRKRLSAFLDEL
- a CDS encoding DUF397 domain-containing protein, whose product is MQQVHNGMPAQQLFDAVWRKSRHSGSVGNCVELAPLVDGDIAVRNSRYPEGPALVYTRDEIAAFLSGAKDGEFDDLIMQGDMS
- a CDS encoding heavy-metal-associated domain-containing protein, which produces MTTTTYTVDGMTCDHCAGSVRTGISAIAGVSDVDVDLSTGTVTVTSAAPPADSDVAAAVREAGYEVVSRP
- a CDS encoding heavy metal translocating P-type ATPase, with the translated sequence MTATTDRVGDRIELAIGGMTCASCAARVERKLNRIEGVQATVNYATEKANVEFPDTVTPDDLVEAVEKAGYTATLPRPQEPEQAGEEPQDHEHDALRTRLIVSAVLSVPVILMAMVPPLQFTNWQWLSLTLAAPVVVWGALPFHRATWTNLRHGAATMDTLISMGTLAALAWSLYALFFGTAGQPGMTHGFELTVERSAGSGNIYLEVAAGVTTFILAGRYFEARSKRRAGAALRALLEMGAKDVAVLRDGREERIPTGRLAVGDRFVVRPGEKIATDGVIEDGSSAVDASMLTGESVPVEVAPGDTVVGATVNAGGRLVVRATRVGSDTQLAQMAKLVEDAQTGKAAVQRLADRVSAVFVPVVILLAFATLGFWLGSGGEVAAAFTAAVAVLIIACPCALGLATPTALLVGTGRGAQLGILIKGPEVLESTRRIDTVVLDKTGTVTSGQMSLTGVAVAGGETETEVLRLAGALEDASEHPIARAIATGARERAGSLPEVESFTNAEGLGVHGVVDGHAVLVGRVALLEEWSVRLPSDLAEAKAAAESEGATAVAVAWDGLARAVLVVADTIKPTSAEAVRRLRDLGLTPILLTGDNEDSARAVAAEVGIDEVIAEVLPKDKVDVVARLQKEGRAVAMVGDGVNDAAALATADLGLAMGTGTDVAIEAGDLTLVRGDLRAAADAIRLSRRTLGTIKGNLFWAFAYNVGALPLAAAGLLNPMIAGAAMAFSSVFVVSNSLRLRGFRPS
- a CDS encoding metal-sensitive transcriptional regulator encodes the protein MRGYTEDKEGYLKRLRRIEGQIRGLQRMIDEDEYCIDILTQVGAASKALQAVSLGLIEQHLKHCVAEAVTEGGAVADEKLREANDAIVRLVRS
- a CDS encoding PP2C family protein-serine/threonine phosphatase translates to MTHNESLVLRFASGTDPGRRRQLNEDSAYASPRVLAVADGMGGHAHGEVASSIAVEVLADLDRDLDPQRIDLLDALSDVVTEIGQRLANLGVRNPELKDMGTTLTTLVWDGTRFALAHVGDSRGYVLREGALHQLTRDHTLVQELVDAGRITEEQAAEHPRRSLLTQALRSGESPVPDLSYCEVRPFDRYLLCSDGVTAVLHAADIQEVLGTVPEPGDACRRLIELANEGGGPDNITCVVADVIDPAAFDQEDAVREPNWWQRLLGG
- a CDS encoding N-6 DNA methylase — protein: MSQDATVNAGDIARLVDVGRAAVSNWRRRYDDFPRPVGGTSASPLFSLREVEEWLRRNGKPYQVPMAERAWQRLRTASDDLRLGRLVADAGAFLLRRRDFMVPGFDGGVGDPELAELLTALADERGEAETFEFLCDRYREAHSRRLVTTPDAVASLMVRLCEAEGTVFDPACGLGTLLLAAPASRALGQEADGPHAAISAARLLLRGTDAEVVAADSLREDGFRGSTADAVLCDPPFNERSWGHGELTGDPRWEFGMPPRGEPELAWVQHCLAHARPGAPVAILMPPAAASRRPGKRIRGNLLRAGALRAIVTLPAGGNDLWLLRRPAPGDRPPSHLLLLEADDLSSVEPVWERHAAEPESAGTRIIDLLDDDVDLSPAANRLRRTGRRLGRDFATALEELRGASLPLPELEVLPERRSLPITTIGEMAKAGLITIRHGSPRMPLGAGETPVLTADDVAGNHAPSGWTTATDGMVPLHPGDVVATATGAARVVRGDQAVLGPYLTLYRVDRAQVDPEYIAGALRSADPRPGAGSSRVDARRTRLPRLPLEEQRAYGRAFARLAELEDTARETAELAGRLARLGFDGLLDGRLSP
- a CDS encoding serine/threonine-protein kinase, giving the protein MLIADRYELDELPLGKGGMGAVHRGHDLHLDRRVAVKFLHLPGGPDEELEQRFIREARILARLEHAGAPTLYDFGAYDHRLFQVMQFVDGVTVADLISEHGPVPVPWAAAVAAQACAVLSAAHALSICHRDLKPTNLMLCPDGAVKVLDFGLAVLRDTDVAQFTRAGQILGTPAYMAPEQIQQGVAGPRSDLYALGCVLHEMLTGRQLFTGPTAYAVFEKQVKQAPPPVHGVPAELDDLVQDLLEKDPEDRLADAGALYERLQPFADELPMLPGFLDPASRPSPGRMYARIIGRVPGGA